The Lentzea guizhouensis genome contains a region encoding:
- a CDS encoding GNAT family N-acetyltransferase, which produces MIVVREVHLSDADAICAINRDALGYDFSPEDTRAQLERIIKAPHIALFVAAEGADVLGYIQLCDYENTYHRPLKNLVTLATSPAHRRRGVARRLLEVGESWARADGAAGVRLVTGHNRVDAREFYAAHGYEVRKEQTNLIKWWDRAGSASR; this is translated from the coding sequence ATGATCGTCGTTCGTGAGGTGCACCTGTCCGACGCGGACGCGATCTGCGCGATCAACCGCGACGCGCTGGGCTACGACTTCTCCCCCGAGGACACGCGCGCCCAGCTGGAGCGCATCATCAAGGCGCCGCACATCGCGCTGTTCGTGGCCGCCGAGGGTGCGGACGTGCTGGGGTACATCCAGCTCTGCGACTACGAGAACACCTACCACCGGCCGTTGAAGAACCTCGTCACGCTGGCGACCTCCCCCGCGCACCGGCGGCGTGGGGTGGCGCGGCGGCTGCTGGAGGTCGGCGAGTCGTGGGCGCGGGCGGACGGAGCGGCCGGGGTGCGGCTGGTGACCGGGCACAACCGGGTGGACGCGCGGGAGTTCTACGCGGCGCACGGGTACGAGGTGCGCAAGGAGCAGACGAACCTGATCAAGTGGTGGGACCGAGCAGGGTCCGCATCGCGCTGA
- the opcA gene encoding glucose-6-phosphate dehydrogenase assembly protein OpcA — translation MIIDLPSTTTSQINSRLVRLRDEGGATTLGRVLTLVIVTEDGQRTDAAIDAANDASREHPCRVIVVARGARQAAPRLDAQIRVGGDAGASEVVVLRLYGELAKEGASCVMPLLLPDTPVVAWWPFDAPVSPSKDPIGQLAQRRITDAAAEKNPIKALETRRAHYAPGDTDLAWTRLTLWRAMLASSLDLPPYEKVVDAEVTGEADSPSTDLLAAWLTDRLKVNAKRFKATSGEGIVQVTLNRPSGHVDLHRPDGKVGTLTQPGQPSRRVALQRRSVRDCLAEELRRLDPDEVYAAALKSLSKVSKGRTAAPKSEAATAAAAGEPEAAAGTAAPNGKPARRRSPRRRRAREQPSGGGPPRRRPAGAAAAARLVTRMVDAQAARGSASVVLTGGRTGTAVLKHLNRGGARDAVDWSRVDLFWGDERFLPSGHPDRNETQARAALLDHVPLDPSRVHVMEPSDGKFGDDPEAAAEAYASLLASLARPEDDGDVPSFDVCMLGVGEEGHVASIFPASPAVYEKERSVVAVRNCPKPPPTRVSLTLGAVRNSQEVWLMTTGEAKAAAVAMGLTGAGEVQLPAAGATGRRRTLWLLDTAAASKVPALFQPPLA, via the coding sequence GTGATCATCGACCTGCCCTCGACCACCACCTCCCAGATCAACTCGCGGCTCGTCCGGCTGCGCGACGAGGGCGGTGCGACGACCCTGGGTCGCGTGCTGACCCTCGTGATCGTGACCGAGGACGGCCAGCGCACCGACGCCGCGATCGACGCGGCCAACGACGCCTCCCGCGAGCACCCGTGCCGCGTGATCGTCGTGGCCCGCGGTGCCCGGCAGGCGGCCCCTCGCCTGGACGCGCAGATCCGCGTCGGCGGTGACGCGGGTGCGTCCGAGGTCGTCGTCCTCCGGCTGTACGGCGAACTGGCCAAGGAAGGCGCCTCGTGCGTCATGCCGCTGCTGCTGCCGGACACCCCGGTCGTGGCGTGGTGGCCGTTCGACGCGCCGGTGTCGCCGTCGAAGGACCCGATCGGCCAGCTCGCCCAGCGCCGCATCACCGACGCGGCCGCGGAGAAGAACCCGATCAAGGCCCTGGAGACCCGGCGGGCGCACTACGCGCCGGGTGACACGGACCTGGCCTGGACGCGCCTGACGTTGTGGCGCGCCATGCTCGCGTCCTCGCTGGACCTGCCGCCGTACGAGAAGGTCGTCGACGCCGAGGTGACCGGTGAGGCCGACTCGCCGTCCACCGACCTGCTGGCCGCGTGGCTGACCGACCGGCTGAAGGTGAACGCCAAGCGCTTCAAGGCGACCTCGGGCGAGGGCATTGTCCAGGTCACCCTGAACCGCCCGTCCGGTCACGTCGACCTGCACCGCCCCGACGGCAAGGTCGGCACGCTGACCCAGCCGGGCCAGCCGTCGCGGCGGGTGGCGCTGCAGCGCCGTTCGGTGCGCGACTGCCTCGCCGAGGAGCTCCGCAGGCTCGACCCCGACGAGGTCTACGCGGCGGCGCTGAAGTCGCTGTCGAAGGTCTCGAAGGGCCGCACGGCCGCGCCGAAGTCCGAGGCGGCCACGGCTGCGGCCGCCGGTGAGCCGGAGGCGGCGGCCGGCACCGCGGCGCCGAACGGCAAGCCGGCGCGGCGAAGAAGTCCAAGGCGAAGGCGAGCTCGTGAGCAACCCTCAGGTGGTGGTCCACCGCGACGGCGACCTGCTGGCGCCGCCGCGGCGGCCCGCCTGGTGACCCGCATGGTCGACGCCCAGGCCGCCCGCGGCTCGGCGTCGGTCGTGCTCACCGGCGGCCGCACCGGCACCGCGGTCCTGAAGCACCTGAACCGGGGCGGCGCCCGTGACGCCGTGGACTGGTCCCGGGTGGACCTGTTCTGGGGCGACGAGCGCTTCCTGCCCTCCGGCCACCCGGACCGCAACGAGACGCAGGCCCGCGCGGCGCTGCTGGACCACGTCCCGCTCGACCCGTCTCGCGTGCACGTCATGGAACCCTCGGACGGCAAGTTCGGCGACGACCCGGAAGCCGCCGCCGAGGCCTACGCGTCGTTGCTGGCGTCTCTGGCCCGCCCGGAGGACGACGGCGACGTGCCGTCGTTCGACGTCTGCATGCTGGGCGTCGGCGAGGAGGGCCACGTGGCCTCGATCTTCCCCGCTTCTCCTGCCGTGTACGAGAAGGAGCGGTCGGTCGTGGCCGTCCGCAACTGCCCCAAACCGCCCCCGACCCGCGTCTCGCTGACGCTGGGCGCGGTGCGCAACTCGCAGGAGGTCTGGCTGATGACCACCGGCGAGGCCAAGGCGGCGGCCGTGGCGATGGGCCTGACGGGCGCGGGCGAGGTGCAGCTCCCGGCGGCCGGTGCCACCGGACGCCGGCGCACGTTGTGGTTGCTCGACACGGCGGCGGCCTCGAAGGTCCCCGCCCTGTTCCAGCCACCACTGGCATGA